A region of the Triticum urartu cultivar G1812 unplaced genomic scaffold, Tu2.1 TuUngrouped_contig_4396, whole genome shotgun sequence genome:
GCGGTGCATgaggcggaggagctccggggagAACCACTTGGGGCAGCGGAAGTCGCCCCTGTGGATCTTGCGGTACATGCCGACGAGGTTCCGGTCCTGGAACGGGAGGTAGCCGGCGCCGAGGACGAAGAGCACGACGCCGCATGACCAGAGGTCGGCCTTGGCGGCGTCGTAGCCGCGGCGGGAGAGCACCTCGGGGGCGACGTAGGCCGGGGTGCCGCAGAAGGTGTGGAACAGCCCGTCGTGGCGCATCTGCTCGGCGACAGCGGAGAGGCCGAAGTCGGAGACCTTGaggtcgccggcgtcgtcgacgAGGAGGTTCTCAGGCTTGATGTCCCGGTGGTACACCCCGCGCGCGTGGCAGAAGGCGACGGCGGAGACCAGCTGCTGGAAGTAGCGCCGGGCCTCGCCCTCCGGGAGCGGGCCCTTGGCGACGCGCGCGAACAGCTCGCCGCCGCGCACGTACTCCATGACGAAGTAGATGCGGAGCTTGGTGGCCATTACCTCGTAGAGCTGCACGATGTGCGGGTGGCGCACGCGGCGGAGCGCGGCGATCTCGCGCTTGATGTGCGCCGTGAGGCCGGACTTGAAGACCTTCTCCTTCTCGATCACCTTGATGGCCACCTCCTCGCCGGTGGCCACGTTGCGCGCCTGGTACACCTTGGCGAAGTTGCCCTGCCCCAGCAGCCTCCCCACCTCGAACCGCCCCAGCAGCAGCGCCTTCTTCCCCTCACGCTCGCGTCCACTGGCCCCGCTGGCCCCGCCGGCCAGTGCCCTGCCGCTGCTCCCCTTGCCTGCCATCCGCGCCATTGATCGACCGACGAGCAAGAATCCGATGAAAGAATTCGCTAGCTAGCTAACTGCAAAGAATGGGCCGAGAGGAGAGAATTTCCttcaaaaaaattgaaaattTCCCTTCGGCAAAAGAATGGGAGGAGAGGAGAGAATAGAATGGAGACATGGGATGCTGCTTAAATAGATGCCCCGAGGACTGTGGTGCTTGGCGTTGGACTCTGAAGAAAAGAGTTTCAAAAAGATAAAACTCTAAAGAAAAGATTGACTTTTTGCTGATTTTTTTCATTAGTCCCCGTGAACAGTTCTTATTGGTAAGATTTTGCATTTCTTTACTCCATTGTGGTGGATTAACGCGCAGATAAGTTTTCGTGTTCTCAAGTCAATTGATTTTCCTTTTTGCAGTGTGCAAAAAGGCAAATTCTACAAAAAGGAAAGAGATAGCCTAGAGGTAATTTGGGCACTGGTGATGAGACGGCTGATCCGACCGTTCATTCGTGGATTATGACGCTATCTTGGCCGTCGGTTTCGAGTAGTAAGGATTTTGATCTGCAGATGATCATTTCAGGGTTCTCTTTTCTGCTGTGATGGTACTGTCATTTCGTTGGGAAATAATTAGATGGCAAGTCCTCATTTGACAATTGGATGGAAAATAATAGTACGAGTCCAGCTCTGATTGGACCAGATGGTCGGTGCAGTACGACATTTCAACATTTGACAGGCACATTGTTGCTATCCTCCACGTAGGACGAAGGTTGGTGGGTCACCACTTCAACAATTTCTTGTGTTAGTCAAGAAATTTTGGCACAGCGTCCTTAGATGCCACCTGTTTGTCCTGGCAACTACTTAACTCTTCTGAGATCTAGAAAGAAAATAGAAACAAAAAATGCGTtgttattttgatgaatatatatGAGCAGTCTAACTCCGAGTTCATATATTTCTCACACGTTGCACTTGGAGGAAAAGGGGCAATGTATATGAGCAAGGATTCTTCGGAGCCTCAGAGGTTGTTTGAAAGTTTCCGGGAAAAAGTTAATATTATCAGATAACACTACACTCTTTTCAGACAGAGAATAGTGGCCTTTTTGGTGCTCCAAGGTCAGTTGGTCTCAAGAACACGAGCAGAAGGAATGTCCCGTATTGTCGTGTAGTCGTAGCAGCCTCCCAAAGTGCCAGGGGACACTACGGTTGAGTATATTCCTCCCCTCCCTTCTCTTCTCCAAACAAAACAAGAAACTACTTTTCCACAGCGCCCGTGTTCATTATATTTGACTTTGCATTTCTTTTTCACAGGGGTGCATTGCATTGCATTGCATGGTCGACACGATGAAACTTTCACGGGCTTAAACAAACGGAAAGAAAATCATTATGGCTACCTCTTGGCGCATAGAAAATGCCAGAGAAAACTTCAAGAACGGATAAACATTTGGCGAGAAAAGCTTAAGAAACGCAATAATATGGATATAACTATGGATGGGGCACCCCGGGCCTGCCATTACACGTCAGatccaacacacacacacacgggCGAGAAAATGATGTGACCCCCACTAATATCTGCCAGCCCAACAACAGGGAAGGAGGGTACAGAAATTTTCCTGAATGGCTTCTCTGCCAAATATAAAACCGGGTGCTTCTGTTTTAGTTTGTATTGGAGTTCTGGTCAAATGCAATTTGCAAGCTATTTAGGTTAGGTTAGGTTACCCCATCAGAATTTGCAGGTATGTCGGTGCGTTTCTGGCTACAAGTGTGTGTGAGGAGCTAGATTACTGGACTGAAATTCAGCCACAGGGTCGGGGCACGGACAGCCCATTCGTCCATGCCCCCTAACCTTTCTGATATCCGCTCATTCTTTTCTCCAAATGCTAGTGAACTGAAATTCACTTTTATAAGTCGTTTCAGAATATTATTATTTTGTGCATAGCCCTTTTAGGCTGGGCACTACCAACCTAGTATGCTCTGATGGAAGTTGAGAGTACCTGGATTTGAATGCCGATAAAAGCATAGCTGCAATAGTAAGTAgcattaagaagaagaagaaagggtACCAGTAACTGAAATGTCCTGTTGAACTGTTAGTGCAGCAAGGCCAGTGGACCTACACCATCAAAAGAAGCACATGATGAACAATGTAAGACATAACAGTTAGGATTTCCATCGGTGCATCAAGATAAAGAAAATACAAGGCAATGTTTTCGACATTTATCGTAGGCGATATACACTTCGGATCAGTAAATGTGGCAGTCCGACATCGCATTTCATACAGAATGACAGCAGCAAACCAGAAACCGTACAATACCTAGCATGGTCAACAGCTGACACAAACATGCACTCTCACATTTCTCCGAATGCAGTAGTGGCACACCACACAACAGAACCAACAAAAATGTTTGTACCTGATATACCAAGAAATTACAACAACAGCGAGAATTAACCACACATATTACCCCGCCAAAAATATATACGGAGTACATGTTGACACTTGACAAAAATAAAGCCTAAACAAGTACAGAATGAAAAGTTTGTTTGATGTCCGGCTCCATTGATGACATGGGTTCAATCCGGTGGTGGCATATCTGCTCCTAACAACACTATTTTCTGCCAAAAGTTACCCAGAAATTATATGATTATTTGGTCTGAAAGGAACAAAGAAGCATGGTAGCATATATGCCAAGGAAATAAGTACAGATTTTGTATATCAGAACCAACTGCTGGTTTATAGGTACAAAGCAGCTACACTATTATAATTTGTAGGTGAGGATAGCATAGCACGACACTTTAAAGGCCGACGCGCTTCTCGACCTTCTGGATCTGATTCAAGAATATCCATGTCATCTGCATACAAGGTGTCATTTCGTAAGTTTGATAGGCATGAAGATGAACAGTTGACTTTTAAGCAGAGAAACACCGTGTATTATTTGCATTACCATGACATGTGGAGCAATCCTGACGCAATAGACCGGAAAGCCAGTGTAGAACTTAAACGGACCGCCACTCTTCAAGGTTTTCATTGCACAGTCAAAAGACCCAGTGTATGGATACTTTCCAGTAGCATCAGGTTGCATCTTCTGAACCTGTGTCTTAACATAGTCGAAGGGCAAACTGCAAGCAGATGCAAAGAATCCTGAAATGGCACTGGCCCCTACAAGAGAAATTCAATAAATCATATAAGGAGTGAGTAGAGCAAGCGTAAGAATAATGGGGGTAGCAGGACCGCGTAGTGTTAAAAGAACGAAAAGGCAAGCATAACATGGTGAAAACTATAACAAAAGAAGCCTAACATAACAGTGTGTAATGGAAGGCATATGAATGAAAAGCTATTTCGGTAGCagcgcacaacttaatcaacacGTGTGATACAAATCTGTTTCTTTTTTGGGGAAAATAGTAGGGAGGGTCCATGCAAATCCGTCGATCAGAGCACAAAGTAAGCAAATGGAAGGATAATTTCAGCATGCCTATCATCAAGCAGCTAGCTTTAACAGGTCAACAGAGCATTCAAACCTACCGGTTTTCTTTTGAAACGAAGTTGGCTGGAATGCTGCCTGATCTAAGGAAGAATGAGTTAAGCATACAGATGGAAAGATGCACCTTGCAGCATAAGGTCAGGTAACGAACTAAGCAAAGTACCTTGCTAGAAATCCGGAGATCTTAAGTTTAGAAC
Encoded here:
- the LOC125527758 gene encoding putative CBL-interacting protein kinase 13, whose translation is MARMAGKGSSGRALAGGASGASGREREGKKALLLGRFEVGRLLGQGNFAKVYQARNVATGEEVAIKVIEKEKVFKSGLTAHIKREIAALRRVRHPHIVQLYEVMATKLRIYFVMEYVRGGELFARVAKGPLPEGEARRYFQQLVSAVAFCHARGVYHRDIKPENLLVDDAGDLKVSDFGLSAVAEQMRHDGLFHTFCGTPAYVAPEVLSRRGYDAAKADLWSCGVVLFVLGAGYLPFQDRNLVGMYRKIHRGDFRCPKWFSPELLRLM